The following coding sequences are from one Shewanella violacea DSS12 window:
- a CDS encoding TonB-dependent receptor: protein MSGSNAFKRFTPRKTLAAIAVGSVLMMSAPAAMAADTSIVKGHIVNSDGVNVSNATITLKHKTKGLVYTVETNEKGDYFLRNIPVGEYDVSITKDGFAKTQESGVSIRIGQPVILDGQITAVGLDNVERIAVTGSMIRRVDMGSSTSGVTFSQDELNTMPVDSGFENIALLAPGTSAPGGESFNGASSFGGSSSAENAYYLNGLNITNIRTGLGSLSLPWEAIAQTQVKTGAITPEFGSAIGGVVNAVSKSGDNEFHFGVEGRWDPASLRSSHDSIYQADGTIDSDNNGMQDSEDFKQARIWASGAIIEDQLFYYGLYEPSQNDFEWATQTVYKERERESNRWFVKLDWYMTEDHSFGFMAMNNKRTWTEKTYAYDWETNKIGEKQGVDAPGEDGGKLYSLNYNGYITDDFSISAVIGRVEENVENRVASSNPGVWDERNGSFVTLSQHTNTKVVEQHYVRDQARIDFNWDLEDHAISFGVDYSSVAVDFSEDQNGIGEARGWWTIATAGANDVSHAAEGEDYIERRRRSTFANNDSEVSSLAYYINDSWQATDNLVINAGVRVNNYKNTVSDGREFVDLDNQIAPRLQAIYDIHGDGSSKVFATYGRYFQPVSVNMNIKQGGSQREEFDYYELDQLDSDGHPILTADGSPSRGVNIRDTRVRQIGITDPGLVASSTLDSMFSDEFTLGYQQEVFETMSAGARVIWRDLGRGIEDTDVEPILSKKLAELGIEDNVGQSSYYVLHNPGEALTLSYDFDGDGQVDNITLSPEEMALDSMQRHYLALELTLDGSVTDDFRINSSYTLSNSWGNTEGLVKTDNDQADPGWTTSYDYGDLMDHGYGDLPNDHTHVFKFNGSYDITEELILGFVTSISSGRPQNKFSVHPENVDSCAPGNPWDACISQYYGHASHYDENGNPSPRGTSGTLPWVTKVDLSLMYRTELFDGDFSIKGTVYNVLNSDTATNIDEERTAYGEDGLMLNPNYGRTTGRQEERFFSVVARYEF, encoded by the coding sequence ATGTCTGGAAGTAATGCGTTTAAGCGATTTACACCAAGAAAAACACTTGCAGCGATTGCTGTAGGTTCAGTGTTAATGATGTCGGCTCCAGCAGCTATGGCTGCCGATACGAGTATTGTTAAGGGCCACATAGTTAATAGTGATGGCGTCAATGTTTCAAATGCTACTATCACTTTGAAACATAAGACTAAAGGTCTTGTGTATACCGTAGAAACTAACGAAAAGGGTGATTACTTCTTACGTAATATCCCGGTTGGTGAATATGACGTCAGCATCACTAAAGATGGTTTTGCTAAGACTCAAGAGTCAGGTGTCAGTATTAGAATTGGTCAGCCAGTAATTCTAGATGGGCAAATAACAGCTGTAGGTCTTGATAACGTCGAACGTATAGCTGTCACCGGCAGTATGATCCGCCGTGTCGATATGGGCTCGTCAACATCTGGTGTGACTTTCAGCCAAGATGAACTCAATACCATGCCTGTTGATTCAGGTTTTGAAAATATTGCCTTGCTTGCACCTGGTACGTCAGCTCCAGGTGGCGAAAGTTTTAACGGGGCTTCTAGCTTCGGCGGGTCATCATCTGCAGAGAATGCCTACTACTTAAACGGTCTGAATATAACTAATATCAGAACCGGCCTTGGCTCACTTAGCCTACCTTGGGAAGCGATAGCACAGACTCAGGTCAAAACAGGCGCTATTACTCCAGAATTTGGCAGTGCCATCGGTGGTGTAGTGAATGCTGTATCTAAGTCTGGTGATAATGAGTTTCATTTTGGTGTAGAAGGTCGATGGGATCCTGCATCATTAAGATCGTCACATGATTCTATCTATCAAGCAGATGGAACGATCGATAGTGACAATAACGGCATGCAAGATAGTGAAGACTTTAAGCAGGCCAGAATTTGGGCGAGCGGTGCAATCATAGAAGATCAGCTGTTTTATTACGGTCTTTATGAGCCAAGTCAAAATGATTTTGAGTGGGCGACCCAAACGGTTTATAAAGAGAGAGAGCGTGAGTCTAATCGCTGGTTTGTTAAGCTTGATTGGTATATGACAGAAGATCATTCTTTTGGTTTTATGGCGATGAACAACAAGCGTACATGGACCGAAAAGACCTATGCTTATGATTGGGAAACTAATAAAATTGGCGAGAAACAAGGTGTTGACGCTCCAGGGGAAGATGGCGGTAAGTTATATAGCTTAAATTATAACGGCTATATTACCGATGATTTCTCCATTTCGGCTGTGATTGGTCGAGTTGAAGAGAATGTAGAGAATCGTGTTGCTTCTTCGAACCCTGGCGTATGGGACGAGAGAAATGGTTCATTTGTTACTTTGAGCCAGCATACTAATACTAAAGTTGTTGAACAGCATTATGTGCGTGATCAGGCTCGTATCGACTTTAACTGGGATCTTGAAGATCATGCTATCAGCTTTGGTGTCGATTATAGCAGTGTAGCGGTTGATTTTTCAGAGGACCAGAACGGTATCGGTGAAGCGCGGGGTTGGTGGACTATCGCGACAGCAGGTGCCAATGATGTTTCTCACGCAGCTGAAGGCGAAGATTATATTGAGCGTCGTCGTCGCTCAACTTTTGCTAATAACGATTCAGAAGTGAGTTCATTAGCTTACTACATCAATGATTCGTGGCAGGCTACTGATAATCTAGTTATTAATGCTGGTGTTCGAGTCAATAACTATAAAAATACCGTTTCTGATGGTCGAGAGTTTGTGGATCTTGATAACCAGATAGCACCAAGATTACAGGCTATCTATGATATTCATGGTGATGGTAGCTCCAAGGTATTTGCTACTTATGGTCGCTATTTTCAGCCAGTGTCTGTCAATATGAACATCAAGCAAGGTGGTTCTCAGCGAGAAGAATTCGATTATTATGAGTTGGATCAGCTCGATAGTGATGGTCACCCAATTCTTACTGCCGATGGTTCTCCAAGTCGCGGTGTCAATATTCGTGACACACGTGTAAGACAGATAGGTATTACCGACCCAGGCTTAGTCGCATCATCTACACTCGACTCTATGTTTTCTGACGAGTTTACTCTTGGTTATCAGCAAGAAGTGTTTGAGACTATGTCTGCCGGAGCACGAGTTATCTGGCGTGATCTTGGTCGCGGTATCGAAGATACCGATGTTGAGCCTATCTTAAGTAAGAAGCTAGCTGAGCTTGGTATCGAAGATAATGTAGGTCAAAGCTCTTATTATGTTCTGCATAATCCTGGCGAAGCCCTAACCCTGAGTTATGATTTCGATGGTGATGGTCAAGTCGATAATATTACTCTTTCGCCAGAAGAGATGGCGTTAGATTCGATGCAGCGTCATTATCTGGCACTGGAATTAACACTCGACGGTAGTGTGACCGATGACTTCAGGATTAATTCTTCTTATACCTTGTCTAACAGCTGGGGTAATACAGAAGGGCTAGTTAAAACAGATAATGATCAGGCCGATCCAGGTTGGACTACTTCATATGATTATGGCGATCTGATGGACCATGGTTATGGCGATTTGCCTAATGATCACACCCATGTGTTTAAGTTTAATGGTAGCTATGATATTACCGAAGAGTTGATTCTCGGTTTCGTTACTAGTATCAGCTCGGGTCGACCACAAAACAAATTCTCGGTTCACCCTGAAAATGTAGATAGTTGTGCTCCGGGTAATCCATGGGATGCTTGTATCAGCCAATATTACGGTCATGCGAGTCACTATGATGAAAATGGCAATCCGTCTCCACGTGGTACTTCCGGTACCTTACCTTGGGTAACCAAGGTCGATCTATCGTTAATGTACAGAACTGAATTGTTTGATGGTGATTTTAGTATTAAAGGCACTGTCTATAATGTGTTGAATTCTGATACTGCTACCAACATTGATGAAGAGCGTACGGCTTATGGTGAAGATGGATTGATGTTAAATCCAAACTATGGAAGAACAACTGGCCGCCAAGAAGAAAGATTCTTCTCTGTTGTTGCTCGTTATGAGTTCTAA
- the rhlB gene encoding ATP-dependent RNA helicase RhlB, translated as MSETHLSNQKFADFSLHEGIKTALNESGFEFCTPIQAASLPILLQKKDIAGQAQTGTGKTLAFLVATFEHLLTTPIPEGRQLNQPRAMIMAPTRELAIQIAKDATLLAKHTGLKVGIVYGGESYEVQRKVLDKGIDILIGTTGRIIDYVRQGIINLSAIQAVVLDEADRMFDLGFIKDIRFLFRRMPDAKSRLNMLFSATLSMKVQELAYDHMNEPEKVVIAPNEKTSKNIKEEIFYPSMDEKMRLLLSLIEEDWPEKAIVFSNTKHSCENVWSWLSGDGHRVGLLTGDVPQKKRIRILEQFTTGELDILVATDVAARGLHISDVSHVYNYDLPDDCEDYVHRIGRTGRAGKKGISISFACEEYALNLPAIEEYILHSIPVSNYDSEGLLEDIPAPIRIHRKHNSRPQGRSGSGRSNGSRNGNRNSAPRRHDKTRRHS; from the coding sequence ATGAGCGAAACACATTTATCTAATCAGAAGTTTGCCGACTTTTCCCTTCACGAAGGGATAAAAACAGCACTTAACGAGAGCGGCTTTGAATTTTGCACGCCGATTCAAGCAGCATCATTACCGATCCTTTTGCAGAAAAAAGATATCGCGGGTCAAGCACAGACCGGAACAGGGAAGACTTTGGCTTTCCTTGTAGCGACCTTTGAACATCTGCTAACAACCCCAATTCCTGAAGGTCGTCAGCTAAATCAACCGCGTGCCATGATCATGGCGCCGACTCGTGAGCTGGCTATCCAGATCGCTAAAGATGCGACACTATTGGCAAAACATACCGGTTTGAAAGTCGGTATTGTCTATGGTGGTGAAAGCTATGAAGTTCAGCGTAAAGTGCTGGATAAAGGCATAGATATACTTATTGGTACCACGGGACGTATTATCGATTACGTTCGTCAGGGCATCATTAATTTGAGTGCGATTCAAGCAGTTGTACTCGATGAAGCCGATCGTATGTTCGATCTTGGCTTTATTAAAGATATCCGCTTTCTATTCAGACGTATGCCAGATGCCAAATCGCGTCTGAACATGCTGTTCTCTGCGACCCTTTCTATGAAGGTGCAGGAACTGGCTTATGATCATATGAATGAGCCTGAGAAAGTCGTTATCGCGCCGAACGAAAAAACTTCTAAAAACATTAAGGAAGAGATCTTCTACCCATCTATGGATGAGAAGATGCGTCTTCTATTGTCTCTTATTGAAGAAGACTGGCCAGAGAAGGCAATTGTGTTCTCTAATACTAAGCACAGTTGTGAAAATGTCTGGTCTTGGTTGTCAGGTGACGGACATCGTGTCGGTCTGCTAACCGGCGATGTGCCACAGAAGAAACGTATTCGTATTCTTGAGCAGTTTACAACCGGCGAGCTAGATATCTTAGTTGCTACCGATGTAGCGGCTCGTGGCCTGCATATCTCAGATGTATCCCACGTATACAACTATGATCTTCCCGATGATTGCGAAGACTATGTTCATCGTATCGGTCGTACCGGTCGTGCGGGTAAGAAAGGCATATCCATCAGCTTCGCCTGTGAAGAATATGCACTGAATCTGCCGGCGATTGAAGAGTATATTCTTCATTCGATCCCTGTGTCTAACTATGACAGCGAAGGCCTGTTGGAAGATATTCCAGCACCAATACGAATTCATAGAAAGCATAACAGTCGTCCTCAAGGACGTAGTGGTTCGGGTCGTTCAAATGGAAGTCGTAATGGTAATCGTAACAGCGCACCTCGCCGTCACGATAAGACCCGTAGACATTCATAA
- the dusB gene encoding tRNA dihydrouridine synthase DusB — protein sequence MQIGPYQLKNQLIVAPMAGVTDQAFRNLCVRYGAAMAVSEMLSSNPDVWDTDKSRQRMSHAGEKGIRSVQIAGADPELMANAAVVNVQQGAQIIDINMGCPAKKVNKKLAGSALLQNPVLVKEILQAVVAAVDVPVTLKIRTGWDPEHRNGVQIAQIAEDCGIASLAVHGRTRQCMYKGNAEYDTIKAIKKNISIPVIANGDIVTPEKARYVLDHTGVDALMIGRGAQGRPWIFREIQHYLDTGNKLAPVEMDEKRLVMLEHLKNLYELYGEYKGIRFARKHVGWYLDQEEQRPFRAEFNRLETVEKQCSMVERYFDEIAQN from the coding sequence ATGCAGATTGGACCCTATCAACTGAAAAATCAGCTGATCGTGGCACCAATGGCAGGTGTCACAGACCAAGCCTTTAGAAATCTTTGTGTTCGTTATGGTGCTGCCATGGCGGTTTCAGAGATGCTTTCATCTAATCCTGATGTTTGGGACACAGATAAGAGCCGCCAGCGCATGAGTCATGCTGGTGAAAAAGGGATACGCTCAGTGCAAATCGCAGGTGCCGATCCTGAATTGATGGCCAATGCCGCTGTTGTCAACGTACAACAGGGAGCACAGATCATCGATATCAATATGGGTTGTCCTGCTAAGAAAGTGAATAAGAAGCTAGCTGGTTCAGCTTTGCTGCAAAACCCTGTGCTGGTGAAAGAAATTTTACAAGCCGTGGTCGCCGCAGTTGATGTACCAGTGACACTGAAGATTCGAACCGGTTGGGACCCAGAGCACAGGAATGGTGTTCAAATCGCCCAGATAGCCGAAGATTGTGGTATTGCCTCGTTAGCCGTTCACGGCCGAACCAGGCAGTGCATGTATAAAGGCAACGCCGAATACGACACGATTAAGGCTATTAAAAAGAATATCTCGATCCCAGTGATTGCTAATGGAGATATTGTCACCCCTGAGAAAGCACGCTACGTGCTTGACCATACAGGTGTCGATGCTCTCATGATAGGACGAGGTGCCCAAGGACGGCCTTGGATTTTCCGAGAAATCCAACATTACCTGGATACAGGTAACAAGCTAGCGCCTGTTGAGATGGATGAAAAGCGTCTTGTGATGCTGGAACATCTTAAAAACTTATATGAACTGTATGGTGAGTATAAGGGCATCCGTTTTGCTAGAAAACATGTTGGATGGTATTTGGACCAGGAAGAACAGCGTCCATTCCGTGCCGAGTTTAATCGGCTGGAAACTGTTGAAAAACAGTGTTCCATGGTGGAACGCTATTTTGATGAAATTGCACAGAATTAA
- the fis gene encoding DNA-binding transcriptional regulator Fis, giving the protein MFDQTTNTETHQLTVGKIETANGTIKPQLLRDAVKRAVTNFFAQMDGQEAEEVYEMVLSEVEAPLLDIIMQHTRGNQTRAANMLGINRGTLRKKLKKYGMN; this is encoded by the coding sequence ATGTTTGATCAGACTACTAACACAGAAACTCATCAGCTTACAGTTGGCAAAATCGAAACAGCTAACGGTACTATTAAGCCTCAGTTACTACGTGACGCTGTAAAGCGCGCTGTAACAAACTTCTTCGCTCAGATGGACGGACAAGAAGCTGAAGAAGTATATGAAATGGTGTTGAGCGAAGTTGAAGCTCCTCTGCTAGATATCATCATGCAGCACACTCGCGGTAACCAGACTCGTGCGGCGAACATGCTAGGTATCAACCGTGGTACTCTGCGTAAGAAATTGAAAAAGTACGGCATGAACTAA
- the prmA gene encoding 50S ribosomal protein L11 methyltransferase produces the protein MPWIQLKIDTDNQNADALSDLLMEEGSLSITLEDGKDTPIYEPTLGETPLWNHTVLTALFEADRDLAVIVEQLKLVPYLGADFSYKIEQVEDKDWEREWMDNFHPIKFGKRLWICPSWREIPDPQAVNVILDPGLAFGTGTHPTTALCLEWLDGLELTNKVVIDFGCGSGILAVAALKLGAKEVTGIDIDYQAIEASKANAERNDVQDKLSLYLPEDQPHDLKADILVANILAGPLRELAPLIAEKVKSGGQLALSGLLKEQADEVAEFYTQWFDMDAPAHKEDWSRLTGIRK, from the coding sequence ATGCCTTGGATCCAACTGAAAATTGATACCGACAACCAGAATGCCGATGCGCTCAGCGACCTGCTAATGGAAGAAGGCTCACTGTCTATCACTCTAGAAGATGGCAAAGATACTCCCATTTATGAGCCTACATTAGGTGAAACACCACTGTGGAATCACACGGTACTGACCGCACTATTTGAAGCGGATAGAGATCTCGCCGTTATCGTAGAGCAGCTGAAATTAGTCCCCTATTTAGGTGCAGATTTTAGCTACAAGATTGAACAAGTCGAAGATAAAGACTGGGAACGTGAGTGGATGGATAACTTCCACCCAATCAAATTTGGTAAACGTCTGTGGATCTGTCCTAGCTGGCGCGAGATCCCGGATCCACAAGCGGTTAATGTCATATTAGATCCAGGTTTAGCGTTCGGTACAGGTACTCACCCCACTACCGCCTTGTGCCTTGAGTGGTTAGATGGACTTGAATTAACCAATAAAGTGGTTATCGACTTCGGCTGTGGCTCAGGCATATTAGCCGTAGCTGCACTTAAATTAGGCGCTAAAGAAGTCACAGGTATCGACATAGATTACCAGGCCATCGAAGCGTCTAAAGCCAATGCCGAGCGAAATGATGTACAGGATAAACTCAGTCTCTATCTTCCGGAAGATCAACCGCATGATCTTAAGGCCGATATCTTAGTTGCCAACATTCTTGCGGGGCCATTACGTGAATTGGCACCATTAATTGCTGAGAAAGTTAAATCTGGTGGTCAATTAGCCTTGTCTGGTCTCCTAAAAGAACAAGCGGATGAAGTTGCCGAATTTTACACACAATGGTTCGATATGGATGCGCCAGCTCACAAAGAAGATTGGAGCCGCTTGACAGGAATACGTAAATAG
- the ric gene encoding iron-sulfur cluster repair di-iron protein has protein sequence MSTTTLSNLNLSQLRVGKLVADDFRAAHVFSQFDIDFCCGGGRSLASACDKAGADLAEVETALITMDKTGTKEDTLSQLTIDKLIDYIEDTHHTYVREKSPLLLEYSQKMLRAHGENYSEIKPFASLVQILIKDLVPHLMKEEMILFPAIRAMAEGETVHACFGHISNPINAMEHEHDDAILTLEKLNQLTNHFQAPKHACTTWRVCYATLAEFEADLKQHIHLENNILFPKALAQPD, from the coding sequence ATGAGTACAACCACCCTATCAAATCTTAATCTATCTCAACTGCGTGTAGGAAAATTGGTAGCCGATGATTTTCGAGCCGCACACGTATTCAGTCAATTCGATATCGATTTTTGTTGCGGTGGCGGACGTTCACTCGCCTCGGCCTGTGACAAGGCTGGTGCCGATCTGGCAGAAGTTGAAACCGCGCTTATCACCATGGACAAAACAGGCACCAAGGAAGATACACTCAGTCAACTAACCATAGATAAACTGATCGACTATATCGAAGATACCCATCATACCTATGTGAGAGAAAAATCCCCTCTACTACTCGAGTACAGCCAGAAGATGCTACGTGCCCATGGCGAAAATTATTCGGAGATAAAGCCATTTGCCAGCTTGGTTCAGATATTGATCAAAGATTTGGTTCCCCACTTGATGAAAGAAGAGATGATTTTATTTCCCGCAATCCGCGCCATGGCTGAAGGAGAAACTGTTCATGCCTGCTTCGGCCATATCAGCAATCCTATCAATGCTATGGAACATGAGCATGATGATGCGATTCTGACCCTGGAAAAGCTCAATCAGCTCACCAATCATTTCCAAGCGCCTAAGCACGCCTGTACCACCTGGCGCGTCTGTTACGCCACTCTGGCGGAGTTTGAAGCCGACTTGAAACAACATATTCATCTGGAAAATAATATCTTGTTTCCCAAGGCTCTAGCCCAGCCTGACTAA
- the trxA gene encoding thioredoxin TrxA — MSDKIVHLSDDSFENDVIKSELPVVVDFWAEWCGPCKMIAPILDDVADEYAGKVTIAKLNVDQNSVSPAKYGVRGIPTLLIFKNGELAGTKVGALSKTQLKEFIDAQL, encoded by the coding sequence ATGAGCGACAAGATAGTACATTTAAGTGACGACAGCTTCGAAAATGACGTAATAAAATCTGAACTCCCCGTAGTTGTTGATTTTTGGGCTGAGTGGTGTGGTCCTTGTAAAATGATCGCGCCAATCTTAGATGACGTAGCCGATGAGTATGCTGGCAAGGTGACAATAGCTAAACTAAATGTCGATCAAAACAGCGTATCTCCAGCTAAGTATGGTGTTCGTGGTATCCCAACACTGCTTATTTTCAAGAACGGCGAGTTGGCTGGCACTAAAGTTGGCGCACTATCTAAGACTCAATTAAAAGAGTTCATCGACGCTCAACTTTAA
- the rho gene encoding transcription termination factor Rho: protein MNLSELKEKSISDLVKLAQEMKVENTARARKQDIIFSILKAHAKSGEDIFGGGVLEILQDGFGFLRSGDASYLAGPDDIYVSPSQIRRFSMRTGDTIFGKIRPPKEGERYFALLKVSEVNFDKPENSRTKILFENLTPLHAEERLRMERGNGSTEDITSRILDLCSPIGKGQRGLIVAPPKAGKTLLLQNMAQSITHNNPDVVLMVLLIDERPEEVTEMQRMVKGEVIASTFDEPASRHVQVAEMVIEKAKRLVEHKKDVVILLDSITRLARAYNTVIPSSGKVLTGGVDANALHRPKRFFGAARNIEHGGSLTIIATALVDTGSKMDEVIYEEFKGTGNQELHLSRKAAEKRVFPAIDFNRSGTRREEKLTTPDELQKMWILRKILHPMDEVSAMEFLIDKLALTKTNEEFFNAMRGGGKG, encoded by the coding sequence ATGAATTTATCAGAATTAAAAGAAAAGTCGATTTCTGACTTAGTAAAACTCGCCCAAGAGATGAAAGTTGAAAATACCGCCCGTGCTCGTAAGCAGGACATCATATTTTCAATCCTAAAAGCCCACGCCAAAAGCGGTGAAGATATTTTCGGTGGTGGTGTACTAGAAATTCTGCAAGATGGATTTGGTTTCCTACGTAGTGGTGATGCTTCTTACCTTGCCGGCCCAGACGATATCTATGTATCTCCAAGTCAGATACGTCGATTCAGCATGCGAACCGGTGATACCATCTTCGGTAAGATCAGACCTCCAAAAGAGGGCGAGCGTTATTTCGCTCTACTGAAAGTATCTGAAGTCAACTTCGACAAGCCTGAAAACTCCCGCACAAAAATCTTATTCGAAAACCTTACCCCACTCCACGCCGAAGAACGTCTGCGTATGGAACGTGGTAATGGTTCGACCGAAGATATTACTTCAAGAATTCTTGATCTATGTTCGCCTATCGGTAAAGGTCAACGCGGCCTGATTGTTGCACCGCCTAAAGCTGGTAAGACATTACTGCTACAGAACATGGCTCAAAGCATCACCCACAATAACCCTGATGTGGTATTGATGGTATTGCTTATCGATGAACGTCCGGAAGAAGTGACCGAGATGCAGCGCATGGTCAAAGGTGAAGTCATTGCTTCTACCTTCGATGAGCCAGCAAGTCGTCACGTACAAGTAGCCGAAATGGTTATCGAGAAAGCTAAACGTCTTGTTGAGCATAAGAAAGACGTAGTAATCCTACTGGATTCAATCACTCGTCTTGCTCGCGCATACAACACAGTGATTCCATCGTCGGGTAAAGTTCTTACCGGTGGTGTCGATGCAAACGCACTACACCGTCCTAAGCGCTTCTTCGGTGCAGCACGTAACATCGAACATGGTGGTAGCTTGACTATTATCGCTACGGCACTTGTCGATACTGGCTCTAAGATGGATGAAGTTATCTACGAAGAGTTTAAAGGTACGGGTAACCAAGAGTTACACCTATCCCGTAAAGCAGCCGAGAAGCGTGTTTTCCCTGCTATCGACTTCAACCGCTCTGGTACTCGTCGTGAAGAGAAACTTACGACTCCTGATGAGCTACAGAAGATGTGGATCCTACGTAAGATCCTTCATCCAATGGATGAAGTTTCAGCCATGGAATTCCTTATCGACAAGTTAGCCTTAACCAAGACTAACGAAGAGTTCTTCAACGCAATGAGAGGTGGTGGTAAAGGTTAA
- a CDS encoding Ppx/GppA phosphatase family protein yields the protein MTTPRYAAITLGSNSFNMLVAETVAGQPKIIAKYKRKVRLAEGIQDNGSLSEEVLQRGLDCLSMFAEMLEEEGVDRNHIAVIATATIRSIANSDEFCRRALPILGHPIEIITGMREAELIYQGMVATTCGEGRRLVIDIGGASTEFIIGDGDKVLLKNSLAMGCVTFNEHFFNSFPLQELDFEDAKSRVKQTLGTHLTELKTLGWHCVVGASGSVQSVVELLSHRNQSTSITPDVLNRLKQEVLEQSDLSMEHIVGLNHERAPTFAAGISILLALFELLNIDKLNLSGGALREGVLQSLANRS from the coding sequence ATGACTACACCTCGCTATGCCGCAATTACCTTAGGTTCTAATAGTTTTAATATGCTGGTCGCCGAAACAGTGGCTGGCCAGCCAAAAATTATCGCCAAATATAAGCGTAAGGTGCGTCTCGCCGAAGGGATCCAGGATAATGGTTCCCTTAGTGAAGAGGTGTTACAACGTGGACTGGATTGCTTGTCCATGTTTGCCGAAATGCTCGAGGAAGAGGGCGTCGATCGCAATCATATTGCGGTGATCGCGACCGCGACCATAAGATCTATTGCCAACTCCGATGAGTTTTGTCGCCGAGCCTTACCTATCTTAGGCCACCCCATTGAAATCATAACCGGCATGCGTGAAGCCGAGTTGATCTATCAGGGCATGGTGGCCACTACTTGTGGTGAAGGCCGTCGCTTAGTTATCGATATTGGCGGCGCCAGTACCGAATTTATAATCGGTGATGGCGATAAAGTGTTATTGAAAAACAGTCTAGCTATGGGCTGCGTCACCTTTAATGAGCACTTCTTTAATTCATTCCCGCTGCAAGAACTAGATTTTGAAGATGCTAAGTCTCGGGTCAAGCAAACACTGGGCACGCATTTAACCGAACTCAAAACCTTAGGTTGGCATTGTGTTGTCGGTGCATCCGGTAGCGTTCAATCTGTTGTCGAGCTTTTGAGTCATAGAAACCAATCGACTAGCATTACCCCAGATGTGCTTAACAGGCTCAAACAAGAAGTCCTGGAACAGTCTGATCTGTCGATGGAACATATTGTCGGTTTAAACCATGAGAGAGCGCCAACCTTTGCGGCAGGGATCTCGATTTTACTTGCCTTGTTTGAACTACTCAATATAGACAAACTCAACCTCTCCGGCGGAGCACTCCGTGAAGGTGTGTTACAAAGCTTGGCTAATCGCTCCTAG